From a single Lewinella sp. LCG006 genomic region:
- a CDS encoding T9SS type A sorting domain-containing protein: MKTLITLFVTVLLFFSIAAQNDICQIDLPSTRVAAYALGEQVQFTFEYTIDEPGGARIFARPFTNGNLTPGYGASGSPIYAGNGTGSAFFTINSGQVEVDEIRFIITTADQSTTLREFYIPVTYHFGENGVNNFSFSQSQEIGSLLLGEQVNITFDYNISHPGGTRIFVRPFTDGNLTPGYGASGSPIFSGTGTQTVNFTINSGKNVRVDALRVTILNESQSQTLSTFFIPVNWYWSTVKITNFQAIGGNYFANGDNVTIEYDYATTEPAGARIFPRPFTNDGLTPGYAACGSGVYTGSGSSDCNFTINGANRRVDHIRFQATNPDQTEVLLEMLQPTDLFFGNVLIENLVTCPPSPARLLHGEHVNGYFDYTNNESESGRFFFRPATNGNLTPGYAAAGSPSYPVGSNSGDSYFTINSGNVVVDQIHFLLTNNSQSEDWGTYRFDVHYEFGPAMVSANDELTVLSPEGLEWQMAPNPAHLQTTLYLQSNHSETANIVIMDAYGKVLQQLNKLYLPEGQEVQHTLDLEKLSLPSGLYLIQLRGETFQSTQKLMVQ, translated from the coding sequence ATGAAAACATTGATTACCCTCTTCGTTACTGTTTTATTGTTTTTCTCCATTGCTGCACAGAATGATATTTGCCAGATTGATCTGCCCTCGACCCGGGTAGCTGCTTATGCCCTCGGAGAACAAGTGCAATTCACCTTTGAGTACACGATTGATGAACCGGGTGGTGCACGCATTTTTGCACGGCCATTCACCAATGGAAATCTTACACCGGGCTACGGTGCCAGTGGATCTCCAATCTATGCAGGCAATGGTACGGGCAGTGCATTTTTCACCATCAACAGTGGACAAGTTGAAGTTGATGAAATCCGTTTCATCATCACCACTGCTGACCAAAGTACTACGCTCAGGGAGTTTTACATACCTGTCACTTATCACTTCGGAGAAAACGGTGTCAACAACTTTTCCTTTTCACAATCACAAGAAATCGGTTCCTTACTCCTTGGTGAACAGGTAAATATTACTTTCGACTACAACATCTCCCATCCTGGTGGTACGCGCATTTTTGTGCGCCCTTTTACCGATGGTAACCTTACCCCTGGTTATGGGGCTTCTGGTTCGCCCATATTTTCCGGCACTGGCACTCAAACCGTAAATTTCACGATCAACTCCGGCAAGAACGTTCGCGTAGATGCCTTGCGTGTTACCATTCTCAACGAGAGCCAGTCACAAACCCTGAGTACCTTCTTCATTCCTGTAAATTGGTACTGGAGCACCGTCAAGATCACCAATTTCCAGGCTATCGGAGGGAATTATTTTGCCAATGGCGACAACGTCACTATCGAATATGATTACGCTACAACGGAGCCCGCAGGTGCGCGAATTTTCCCTCGGCCATTCACCAACGACGGCCTCACACCTGGCTATGCCGCCTGTGGTTCTGGCGTTTACACTGGTAGTGGTTCATCAGATTGCAACTTCACCATTAACGGAGCCAATCGGCGCGTCGATCATATCCGTTTCCAGGCTACCAATCCCGACCAAACGGAGGTACTCTTGGAGATGCTACAACCGACAGATTTATTCTTCGGCAACGTGTTGATCGAAAACCTGGTGACCTGTCCCCCGTCGCCAGCGCGCCTGCTCCATGGTGAACACGTTAATGGTTATTTTGACTACACCAATAACGAAAGCGAAAGCGGCCGCTTTTTCTTCCGTCCGGCCACCAATGGTAATCTTACCCCAGGCTATGCAGCTGCGGGTTCACCTAGCTATCCAGTAGGTAGCAACTCCGGTGATAGTTACTTCACCATCAACAGCGGAAATGTTGTCGTTGACCAAATTCATTTTTTGCTGACCAACAATAGTCAATCTGAAGATTGGGGAACTTACCGCTTTGATGTTCACTATGAATTCGGCCCTGCCATGGTTTCGGCCAATGATGAGCTGACCGTATTATCCCCAGAAGGCCTAGAATGGCAAATGGCTCCAAACCCCGCTCATCTGCAAACCACACTTTACTTGCAAAGCAACCACAGCGAAACTGCAAATATCGTTATCATGGACGCTTATGGCAAGGTGCTACAGCAGCTTAACAAGCTCTATCTTCCCGAAGGCCAGGAGGTTCAGCATACGCTAGATTTGGAAAAGCTCTCTCTACCCAGTGGCCTTTACCTGATCCAATTGCGGGGCGAAACTTTCCAATCCACCCAGAAGCTGATGGTACAGTAA
- a CDS encoding threonine/serine dehydratase, whose protein sequence is MPATTLLHVPTAEDIRESHRLIQPLIHRTPIMTSEAINEMTGADLHFKCENFQKIGAFKMRGAANAASRLTPSQLEKGLATHSSGNHAQAVARAAQVMGIPAYIVMPKNAPAVKVAGTKAYGAEVVFCESTPEAREAKLAEVVARTGAYFIHPFDDYNVVAGQATAAKELLEDANTSFDILMAPVGGGGLLSGTALTAHYFAPTTQVIAGEPFEVDDAYRSFHSGKIERNATTNTVADGLRTPLSEKTFSIIREHVTDILRVDEAAIIHAMRQVWERMKIIIEPSCAVPLAAVFSYPETFKGKKIGIILTGGNVDIENLPF, encoded by the coding sequence ATGCCTGCCACGACACTTCTACATGTACCAACTGCTGAAGATATTCGCGAGAGTCATCGCTTGATTCAGCCTCTCATCCATCGAACGCCCATCATGACTTCCGAGGCCATCAACGAAATGACAGGGGCGGATCTACACTTTAAGTGTGAAAATTTTCAAAAGATTGGTGCTTTCAAAATGCGCGGTGCGGCCAATGCGGCAAGCCGACTGACGCCATCCCAGCTTGAAAAAGGTTTGGCCACTCATTCCTCCGGCAACCACGCCCAGGCAGTAGCTCGTGCCGCCCAGGTAATGGGAATACCCGCTTATATAGTGATGCCTAAAAATGCCCCTGCTGTGAAAGTTGCAGGGACCAAAGCTTATGGCGCCGAAGTTGTTTTTTGTGAAAGCACCCCAGAAGCACGCGAAGCCAAGCTAGCCGAAGTTGTAGCACGTACGGGGGCTTATTTTATCCATCCTTTTGATGACTACAATGTAGTAGCGGGTCAAGCTACGGCAGCCAAAGAATTGCTCGAAGACGCCAACACGTCCTTCGATATCCTCATGGCCCCAGTGGGCGGTGGAGGGTTACTTAGTGGCACAGCCCTTACTGCTCACTATTTTGCCCCTACTACGCAGGTAATTGCGGGCGAACCTTTTGAAGTCGACGATGCTTATCGGTCTTTCCATAGTGGAAAAATTGAACGCAATGCGACTACCAATACCGTTGCTGATGGCTTGCGTACTCCGCTCAGTGAAAAAACTTTTTCCATCATCAGAGAACACGTCACCGACATTCTTAGGGTAGACGAAGCAGCCATCATTCATGCCATGCGCCAAGTTTGGGAGCGCATGAAAATCATCATCGAACCCAGTTGCGCAGTGCCTTTGGCCGCCGTGTTTTCTTATCCAGAAACATTCAAAGGCAAAAAAATAGGCATTATCCTTACTGGGGGTAATGTAGATATAGAGAACTTGCCTTTTTGA
- a CDS encoding response regulator transcription factor yields MRAHLLYVEDDESLSFVTRDHLELQGYQVTHCPDGTSAKVAIDRQDYDLCLLDVMLPETDGFTLAKEIRKQNTEVPILFLTAKSLKEDRLHGLRLGADDYITKPFSIEELILKIEVFLRRSRSVALPSPSEYTLGKYLFNYPNLELKINEDIRRLTQKEADLLKYLIENKNQVIKRSDILEAVWGENDYFLGRSLDVFISRLRKYLKEDEQIKVENIHGVGFCFQV; encoded by the coding sequence ATGCGTGCCCACCTTCTTTACGTTGAAGACGACGAAAGCCTCAGTTTCGTTACCCGTGACCATCTTGAATTGCAAGGTTATCAGGTGACCCATTGCCCCGATGGTACCAGTGCAAAAGTGGCTATTGATCGCCAGGATTATGACCTTTGTTTGCTGGATGTAATGCTGCCGGAAACGGATGGTTTTACGTTGGCTAAAGAAATTCGCAAACAAAATACGGAGGTGCCGATCCTTTTCCTTACTGCCAAATCACTCAAAGAAGATCGTTTGCACGGCTTACGGCTTGGAGCCGATGATTATATCACCAAGCCGTTTAGCATCGAAGAGCTGATTTTAAAAATTGAAGTCTTTTTGCGACGCTCGCGTAGTGTGGCCCTTCCATCTCCCAGTGAATATACCCTTGGCAAATACCTGTTTAATTATCCCAACCTGGAGTTGAAGATCAACGAGGATATCCGCCGGCTTACGCAGAAGGAAGCCGATCTTTTGAAATACCTTATTGAAAATAAAAATCAGGTCATCAAACGGTCTGATATCCTCGAAGCCGTTTGGGGGGAAAATGATTACTTCCTGGGGCGTAGCCTGGATGTCTTTATATCTCGTTTACGCAAGTACCTGAAAGAAGACGAGCAAATCAAGGTCGAAAACATCCACGGTGTGGGGTTTTGTTTTCAGGTATAG
- a CDS encoding sensor histidine kinase — protein MQNAVIRWVVILGAVALVGIIGIQSYWVMTTWDLNEEEFNKKVNLALYRVANKLADINDAELPSRDVVKQRTTNYWIVNMAVEIDAKLLEYLLQSELEERTLNVDFEYAVFDCHTDEMVYGGYCSYTPEGEIKNLDLGDLPKDKEFTYYFGVKFPGRTGFLFDKMQLILFLSAILLITILFFAYAMWVILRQKRLSEMQKDFINNMTHEFKTPLSTIKIAAGVFLNDERVKADARLHRYATIIQEQNQRLNKQVEKVLQLASVEKGNLELKKEKVELQEILDALLSSTRMRLEEQGGELSTDLEAVSGVFIMADRLHLTNILYSLLDNAIKYCQENPQISVRVAKEKNMIQLSIQDNGIGISPAYQGRIFDKFYRIPTGNVHNVKGFGLGLYYVRRICQAHGWSIQLESDVGQGTTVKINFGQALKIRQQAVAQ, from the coding sequence ATGCAAAATGCGGTTATTCGTTGGGTCGTCATTCTTGGGGCGGTAGCCCTGGTAGGGATTATCGGTATCCAATCCTATTGGGTCATGACCACCTGGGACCTGAACGAGGAAGAGTTCAACAAAAAAGTCAATTTGGCACTTTACCGAGTAGCCAATAAGCTTGCCGACATCAACGATGCCGAACTTCCCTCCAGGGATGTCGTAAAGCAACGTACTACCAATTATTGGATCGTTAATATGGCGGTCGAAATTGACGCAAAGCTACTGGAGTATCTTCTGCAAAGCGAGCTTGAAGAACGAACGCTTAACGTAGATTTTGAATACGCTGTTTTTGATTGCCATACCGATGAGATGGTCTATGGTGGCTACTGCAGTTATACGCCTGAAGGCGAAATCAAAAATCTAGACTTAGGAGACTTGCCCAAGGACAAAGAATTCACCTATTATTTTGGGGTGAAGTTTCCGGGGCGTACCGGCTTCCTTTTTGATAAGATGCAGTTGATCCTGTTCTTATCGGCAATTTTACTCATCACTATCCTCTTTTTCGCTTACGCCATGTGGGTTATTTTACGTCAAAAAAGGCTTTCTGAAATGCAGAAGGACTTTATCAATAACATGACCCATGAGTTCAAGACGCCATTGTCAACGATAAAAATTGCCGCTGGTGTTTTCCTCAATGACGAACGCGTGAAGGCGGATGCACGTCTGCATCGTTATGCGACAATCATTCAGGAGCAAAATCAGCGCTTGAACAAACAGGTGGAGAAAGTACTCCAATTAGCAAGTGTAGAAAAAGGAAACCTTGAGTTAAAGAAGGAAAAAGTAGAGCTGCAGGAAATCTTGGATGCCCTGCTTTCCAGTACGAGGATGCGGCTCGAAGAGCAAGGGGGGGAATTGTCAACCGACCTGGAAGCGGTAAGTGGAGTGTTCATTATGGCTGATCGCCTGCATCTGACGAATATCCTTTATAGTCTGCTGGATAATGCGATAAAATACTGTCAGGAAAACCCACAAATCAGTGTTCGAGTGGCGAAGGAGAAAAACATGATCCAGCTTTCTATTCAAGACAATGGTATCGGAATCTCGCCCGCTTATCAGGGGCGAATCTTTGATAAATTTTATCGTATACCTACGGGCAATGTCCACAACGTTAAAGGGTTTGGCCTTGGATTGTACTATGTGCGGAGAATATGCCAGGCCCACGGTTGGAGCATACAGTTGGAGAGCGATGTAGGCCAGGGAACAACCGTGAAAATCAACTTTGGACAAGCCCTGAAAATTCGCCAGCAGGCGGTAGCCCAATAA
- a CDS encoding GAF domain-containing SpoIIE family protein phosphatase: MADFANMAKQFSKIEQLEHELHLRQLQVNRLLTLTQAINNNFPAAELFAMYHSFLTFELGIKKMALYVHGEKETNWVCTAQTGLTKAQQKYNIGSELANFRELVNLDAKDHLFLSAFELVIPVLHKKQPIAYVFIGGFDDDDDMYEKVQFITTITNIVAVAIENKRLFKRQLEQERLRREMELAGEMQRMLIPASLPMKDCYEMASIYKPHFGVGGDYYDYLEFPDGKLAFCIGDISGKGVAAALLMANFQANFNTLINKRTPLKEFIIDLNTSVNRITGGERFITFFVAEFDRYTNVLRYINAGHNPPILASKDQTLLLKDGCTILGSFQALPEITVGEVKLTQPSLILTYTDGLIDIQNAKGDYFDDLMLKAFVENHHHLSVVEFNHELQQALNAFKGNEGYPDDFTVLTSKFVPVENPC, translated from the coding sequence ATGGCTGACTTTGCAAACATGGCCAAGCAGTTTTCCAAAATTGAACAACTGGAGCATGAGCTTCATTTGCGACAATTACAGGTCAACCGATTATTGACGCTTACCCAGGCGATCAATAATAACTTTCCAGCTGCGGAACTTTTCGCAATGTACCATTCCTTCCTGACTTTTGAGCTAGGGATTAAGAAAATGGCACTTTATGTTCACGGCGAAAAGGAGACCAATTGGGTGTGTACAGCACAAACTGGCTTGACAAAAGCCCAGCAGAAGTACAATATTGGTTCCGAGTTAGCCAACTTTCGTGAACTCGTTAATCTTGATGCTAAAGATCATTTGTTTCTTTCTGCTTTTGAGCTGGTTATTCCTGTTCTCCACAAAAAGCAGCCTATTGCCTACGTTTTCATCGGAGGGTTTGATGACGATGATGATATGTACGAAAAAGTACAATTCATTACCACGATTACCAATATCGTTGCGGTAGCTATCGAAAACAAACGATTGTTTAAGCGACAATTAGAGCAAGAACGCCTGCGACGAGAGATGGAACTGGCGGGTGAGATGCAACGCATGCTTATTCCGGCTAGCTTACCCATGAAGGATTGCTACGAAATGGCCAGTATCTACAAGCCTCATTTTGGGGTAGGTGGTGACTATTACGATTATCTGGAATTCCCCGATGGCAAACTGGCTTTTTGTATTGGCGATATCTCCGGCAAAGGAGTAGCAGCAGCATTGTTGATGGCCAATTTTCAGGCCAATTTTAATACACTCATCAATAAACGGACGCCACTTAAGGAGTTTATCATAGACCTTAATACTTCCGTGAATCGAATCACTGGTGGAGAGCGGTTTATTACCTTTTTTGTGGCGGAGTTTGATCGTTATACCAACGTGTTGCGGTACATCAATGCGGGGCACAATCCTCCTATTTTAGCCAGCAAAGACCAGACCTTATTGCTGAAAGATGGTTGTACGATATTGGGGTCTTTTCAAGCGTTGCCCGAAATAACTGTAGGGGAGGTGAAATTGACGCAGCCTTCCTTGATTCTTACTTATACCGATGGCCTCATAGACATTCAAAATGCCAAAGGCGACTATTTTGATGATTTGATGTTGAAGGCATTTGTAGAAAACCACCATCACCTTTCGGTAGTAGAATTCAACCATGAGCTTCAGCAAGCCCTCAATGCCTTCAAGGGTAATGAGGGTTATCCTGATGATTTCACGGTACTGACTTCCAAGTTTGTCCCGGTAGAAAACCCTTGTTAA